In Candidatus Methylomirabilota bacterium, the following proteins share a genomic window:
- a CDS encoding heavy metal translocating P-type ATPase has product MPTLERATLPVRGMHCAACVGKVEGALRAVPGVGEASVNLATERATVAFDPGAVDLAALQAAVASAGYELLEPTEAGPVALDREQAEREREQAALRRRFIVGAVLSAPVIVGSMTELFPWGPGWLRDPWVLLALATPVQFWVGAPFHRGLLRDLRYRSASMSTLVSLGTNAAYLFSLAVTVWPHAFMGLGAMTYYETSAVVITLVVLGRWLEARARGRTSEAIRRLVSLAPRTARLVRESQELDVPTDAVVVGDLIRIRPGERIPVDGVVVEGASAVDESMLTGESLPVEKAPQSRVVAGTVNRAGSFVFRATAVGSETTLARIIRLVEDAQGSRAPIQRLADRVAAVFVPIVLGVAGLTFAGWLLVGPEPALVLALTTAVSVLVIACPCAMGLATPTAIMVATGKGAEHGLLIKSAAALELLHKVDVVVFDKTGTLTIGRPEITDVIPVTGNGDVAIDDVLGLAAAAEQASEHPLGEAIVRRAKERGVALPPVTEFTSLAGQGVDALTTEGRILLGNRLLMESRGIVAPEASGPARGEASPDDEQARALQAEGKTVIFLAYAGRLVARLAAADVLKSDAAATVRRLKALGVTVIMLTGDNRQTGAAIARKAGIERVLAEVLPEDKSREIRRLQEQGYLVAMVGDGVNDAPALAVADVGIAMGTGTDVAIEAADVTVMRGKLAHVVAAIELSRRTIRIVKENLVWAFGYNVVLIPLAAGVLYPLGGGLLSPILAGAAMALSSVSVVANSLRLRRWAPRAGVDVEEKVWPSIPSAR; this is encoded by the coding sequence ATGCCGACGCTGGAGCGCGCCACCCTGCCGGTGCGCGGCATGCATTGCGCGGCCTGCGTGGGCAAGGTCGAGGGGGCGCTGCGCGCGGTGCCCGGCGTCGGCGAGGCCTCGGTGAATCTGGCCACCGAGCGCGCCACCGTCGCCTTCGATCCGGGCGCCGTCGACCTGGCCGCGCTGCAGGCTGCGGTGGCGTCCGCCGGCTACGAGCTCCTGGAGCCGACCGAAGCCGGCCCGGTGGCCCTGGACCGGGAGCAAGCCGAGCGGGAGCGTGAGCAGGCGGCGCTGCGCCGTCGTTTCATCGTGGGGGCGGTGCTCTCCGCGCCCGTGATCGTCGGCAGCATGACCGAGCTGTTCCCGTGGGGGCCGGGCTGGCTTCGCGATCCCTGGGTGCTGCTGGCGCTCGCCACCCCGGTGCAGTTCTGGGTGGGCGCCCCCTTCCACCGAGGGCTCCTGCGAGACCTTCGCTACCGCTCCGCCAGCATGTCGACCCTGGTCTCGCTGGGGACCAACGCGGCCTACCTCTTCAGCCTCGCCGTCACCGTCTGGCCCCACGCCTTCATGGGCCTGGGCGCCATGACCTACTACGAGACGAGCGCCGTCGTGATCACCCTCGTCGTGCTGGGCCGGTGGCTGGAGGCCCGCGCCCGCGGGCGGACGTCGGAAGCGATCCGCCGGCTGGTGAGCCTGGCGCCCCGCACGGCTCGCCTGGTGCGAGAGAGCCAGGAGCTCGACGTGCCGACGGACGCTGTCGTCGTCGGGGACCTGATTCGGATCCGTCCCGGCGAGCGGATCCCCGTCGACGGGGTCGTGGTCGAGGGCGCCTCGGCGGTGGACGAGTCCATGCTGACCGGTGAGAGCCTGCCCGTGGAGAAGGCGCCGCAGTCCCGGGTCGTGGCCGGCACCGTGAACCGCGCCGGGAGCTTCGTCTTCCGGGCTACCGCCGTGGGCAGCGAGACGACGCTCGCCCGGATCATCCGCCTGGTAGAGGATGCGCAAGGGTCGCGGGCGCCGATCCAGCGTCTGGCCGACCGCGTCGCCGCGGTCTTCGTGCCGATCGTGCTCGGCGTGGCGGGGCTCACGTTCGCCGGGTGGCTGCTCGTCGGCCCGGAGCCCGCCCTGGTCCTGGCCCTGACGACCGCGGTGTCCGTGCTCGTGATCGCCTGTCCTTGCGCGATGGGGCTGGCCACCCCGACGGCGATCATGGTGGCCACCGGCAAGGGGGCCGAGCACGGCCTGCTCATCAAGAGCGCGGCAGCCCTGGAGCTCCTGCACAAGGTCGATGTCGTCGTCTTCGACAAGACGGGCACGCTGACCATCGGGCGCCCCGAGATCACCGACGTGATCCCGGTCACGGGCAACGGCGACGTCGCCATCGACGATGTGCTGGGACTGGCCGCGGCCGCCGAGCAGGCCTCCGAGCATCCCCTCGGGGAGGCCATCGTGCGGCGGGCCAAGGAACGAGGCGTGGCGTTGCCGCCGGTGACCGAGTTCACCAGCCTGGCCGGTCAGGGTGTGGACGCTCTCACCACCGAGGGGCGCATCTTGCTCGGCAACCGCCTGCTCATGGAGAGCCGCGGGATCGTGGCGCCGGAAGCCAGCGGCCCGGCGCGGGGCGAGGCGAGCCCGGACGACGAGCAGGCCCGGGCGCTGCAGGCCGAGGGCAAGACGGTCATCTTTCTCGCGTACGCCGGACGCCTGGTCGCCCGACTCGCCGCCGCCGACGTGCTGAAGTCCGATGCCGCGGCGACGGTGCGGCGACTGAAGGCCCTGGGCGTGACCGTCATCATGTTGACCGGCGACAACCGGCAGACCGGTGCGGCGATCGCCCGGAAGGCCGGCATCGAGCGCGTCCTGGCCGAGGTGCTACCGGAGGACAAGTCCCGCGAGATCCGGCGGCTGCAGGAGCAGGGATACCTCGTCGCCATGGTGGGCGACGGCGTCAACGACGCTCCCGCGCTGGCGGTGGCCGACGTGGGCATCGCCATGGGGACCGGGACCGACGTCGCCATCGAAGCGGCGGACGTGACGGTGATGCGGGGCAAGCTCGCTCACGTGGTGGCCGCGATCGAGCTGTCCCGCCGCACGATCCGCATCGTCAAGGAAAACCTGGTGTGGGCGTTCGGCTACAACGTCGTCCTCATCCCCCTGGCGGCCGGAGTCCTCTACCCGCTGGGCGGGGGGTTGCTCTCGCCGATCCTGGCCGGAGCGGCGATGGCGTTGTCGTCCGTGTCCGTCGTCGCCAACAGCCTCCGGCTCCGGCGCTGGGCGCCGCGGGCCGGAGTCGACGTGGAGGAGAAGGTATGGCCGTCGATCCCGTCTGCAAGATGA
- a CDS encoding metal-sensitive transcriptional regulator — protein MIDETTKAKALGRLRRIEGQVQGLQRMIGNSESCVDILLQISAVQGALEQVRKLLLGRHIESCVSEAVRAGSRGDRQRKIDELIEVFARFGGR, from the coding sequence ATGATCGACGAGACGACGAAGGCCAAGGCGCTGGGCCGGCTCCGCCGCATCGAGGGGCAGGTCCAGGGGCTGCAGCGCATGATCGGCAACAGCGAGTCCTGCGTGGACATTCTCCTGCAGATCTCCGCGGTGCAGGGGGCCCTGGAGCAGGTGCGGAAGCTGCTGCTGGGCCGCCACATCGAGTCCTGTGTCTCCGAGGCCGTCCGCGCGGGATCCCGCGGGGATCGGCAGCGGAAGATCGACGAGCTGATCGAGGTGTTCGCGCGGTTCGGAGGCCGGTGA
- the mreC gene encoding rod shape-determining protein MreC, with protein sequence MRIRMLALLGLVIAVCLVLLTVQTRGYAGPAADLIALVMTPVQKTLTAVHRVSFGVWTTYRDWRNVHTDNMRLREENRRLRVEALVVTETLQENMRLRRLLDLRARLPMDALPGEIIAREWGGWVRALTINRGRADEIRKHTAVISPDGLVGRIVEVRPGTSVVQVLSDPASTVGAHVLRTRTPGIVEGEPRGTVRFKYMARDGALAVGDLVVTAGQGGLFPRGVPIGRVQNLDQKASALFHHAILEPVVDLARINEVLLVTGNSASDITSLFAAPSGG encoded by the coding sequence GTGAGGATCCGGATGCTGGCGCTGCTCGGCCTGGTCATCGCCGTCTGCCTGGTGCTGCTCACCGTGCAGACGCGCGGCTACGCCGGCCCGGCCGCCGACCTCATCGCCCTGGTCATGACGCCGGTCCAGAAGACGCTGACGGCCGTCCACCGCGTGTCCTTCGGCGTCTGGACCACCTACCGCGACTGGAGGAACGTCCACACCGACAACATGCGCCTGCGCGAGGAGAACCGGCGCCTGCGCGTGGAGGCGCTGGTCGTGACGGAGACGCTGCAGGAGAACATGCGGCTGCGTCGCCTGCTCGACCTGCGGGCCCGGCTCCCCATGGATGCGCTGCCCGGTGAGATCATCGCACGCGAGTGGGGCGGCTGGGTCCGCGCGCTCACCATCAATCGGGGCCGGGCCGACGAGATCCGCAAGCACACGGCCGTGATCTCGCCCGACGGGCTGGTCGGCCGCATCGTGGAAGTGCGCCCGGGGACGTCCGTGGTGCAGGTTCTCTCCGATCCCGCGTCCACGGTGGGAGCCCACGTGCTGCGCACCCGCACGCCCGGTATCGTCGAGGGCGAGCCGCGCGGCACCGTCCGCTTCAAGTACATGGCGCGCGACGGCGCCCTCGCCGTGGGGGACCTCGTGGTCACCGCCGGGCAAGGCGGTCTCTTTCCCCGCGGGGTGCCGATCGGGCGGGTCCAGAATCTCGACCAGAAGGCGTCGGCGCTCTTCCATCACGCGATTCTGGAGCCCGTCGTGGACCTGGCCCGCATCAACGAAGTGCTTCTGGTGACCGGCAACTCGGCCTCCGACATCACCTCGCTCTTCGCGGCGCCGAGCGGAGGCTAG
- the mreD gene encoding rod shape-determining protein MreD — MRGWLALSIFGGGVAQATIAPALQVGDVIPDIPLIVVVLLALRRGPEFGCLGGFAAGLLQDAVGGGLLGVQACTKALVGFAIGALGGRLWVTQPLVQVPGLVLLSVAEGLARFLLLKLFHFPAPFGQLMTYVVLPQALYNGFLGAVFVFGLAWAEARRGDA, encoded by the coding sequence GTGCGCGGGTGGCTGGCCTTGTCGATCTTCGGTGGCGGCGTCGCGCAGGCGACGATCGCGCCGGCCCTGCAGGTGGGGGATGTCATCCCCGACATTCCGCTGATCGTGGTCGTGCTGCTGGCCCTGCGGCGTGGCCCCGAGTTCGGCTGCCTGGGCGGATTCGCGGCCGGGCTGCTCCAGGACGCCGTGGGCGGCGGTCTGCTCGGCGTGCAGGCCTGCACGAAGGCCCTGGTGGGCTTCGCCATCGGCGCCCTCGGGGGGCGGTTGTGGGTGACCCAGCCCCTGGTCCAGGTGCCGGGTCTGGTTCTGCTCAGCGTCGCCGAGGGCCTCGCCAGGTTCTTGCTCCTCAAGCTCTTCCACTTTCCGGCCCCGTTCGGGCAGCTCATGACCTACGTGGTGTTGCCGCAGGCGCTGTACAACGGCTTCCTGGGCGCCGTCTTCGTCTTCGGCCTGGCCTGGGCCGAGGCCAGGCGAGGTGACGCGTGA
- a CDS encoding rod shape-determining protein: MFYSLLAGMFSNDLAIDLGTANTLVYVRGEGIVLNEPSIVAIHQADHSVLAVGHEAKAMLGRTPGNIVAIRPLKDGVIADFDVTEKMLHYFINKVHRRRTLVRPRIVVGVPSGITQVEKRAVRDSAMQAGAREVYLIEEPMAAAIGAGLPIQEPGGNMIVDIGGGTTEVAVISLSGIVYSKSVRIAGDEMDEAIVQYIKKHYNLLVGERRAEEIKINLGSAYPMGGERRTMEVKGRDLIDGIPKTIMITDEEIREALREPVMTIVETVRTCLERTPPELAADIVDKGIVVTGGGALLRGLDHLLRQETNLPVTAADDPLSCVALGVGRVLDELELLKKVAIPA; encoded by the coding sequence ATGTTCTACAGCCTGCTCGCCGGGATGTTTTCCAACGACCTTGCGATTGACCTCGGCACGGCTAACACGCTCGTCTATGTCCGTGGGGAGGGTATTGTCCTCAACGAACCCTCGATCGTGGCCATCCACCAGGCCGACCACTCGGTGCTGGCCGTCGGCCACGAAGCCAAGGCGATGCTGGGCCGCACGCCCGGCAACATCGTGGCCATCCGGCCGCTGAAGGACGGCGTCATCGCCGACTTCGACGTGACGGAGAAGATGCTGCATTATTTCATCAACAAGGTGCACCGGCGCCGGACGCTCGTGCGGCCTCGCATCGTCGTCGGCGTCCCGTCCGGCATCACGCAGGTGGAGAAGCGGGCGGTGCGCGACTCGGCGATGCAAGCCGGGGCCCGGGAAGTGTATCTCATCGAGGAGCCGATGGCCGCCGCGATCGGTGCCGGGCTGCCGATCCAGGAGCCGGGTGGCAACATGATCGTGGACATCGGCGGGGGGACTACCGAGGTCGCCGTCATCTCGCTGAGTGGCATCGTGTATTCCAAGTCGGTTCGGATCGCCGGCGACGAGATGGACGAGGCCATCGTGCAGTACATCAAGAAGCACTACAACCTGCTGGTCGGCGAGCGCCGGGCCGAGGAGATCAAGATCAACCTGGGTTCGGCCTACCCGATGGGCGGCGAGCGCCGGACGATGGAGGTCAAGGGGCGCGATCTCATCGACGGCATTCCCAAGACCATCATGATCACCGACGAGGAGATCCGCGAAGCGCTGCGCGAGCCCGTCATGACGATCGTGGAAACGGTGCGGACGTGCCTGGAGCGCACGCCGCCGGAGCTGGCCGCCGACATCGTCGACAAGGGCATCGTCGTCACCGGCGGCGGTGCGCTGCTGCGAGGGCTCGATCACCTGCTCCGCCAGGAAACCAACCTGCCCGTGACCGCCGCCGATGATCCGCTGTCATGCGTGGCGCTCGGCGTAGGGAGGGTGCTCGACGAGCTCGAGCTCCTTAAGAAGGTCGCGATCCCCGCGTAG
- a CDS encoding Rne/Rng family ribonuclease, with product MGKRILVNAGITETRVAVQEGNLLTEIYLERHARRSIVGSVYKGVVTNVLPGMQAAFVDIGLTKDAFLYAGDYAAPGVEDGRDLELEEETDTAEAEVADGDVADEASRRAPRTPIEESLRKGQEVLVQVSKESLGSKGARITSFISLPGRYLVYMPLAHHIGVSRRIRDDQERDRLRAIVRSLNPPPGGFIVRTNAEGKGEAELAADVEFLARLWSQIQSRAQQATAPAALHEEMDLTFRVVRDLLSPEVDEFIVDSREVYAKCLDYVRSLVPGLAGRVILHEGRTPLFEAHGVEKDIERALRRRVWLKSGGYIVIDHTEALVSIDVNTGKYVGKRDFEQTVLKINLESVAEIVRQIRLRDLGGIIIIDFIDMEVPEHREQVYRALKRALAEDKARTNVLEISALGLVEMTRKRVRQDLRSLLTMPCPTCRGSAVIRSDATLAAEIFRAVQAKAAESTGREIVVRVHPDMAAYFEGDGRDGLARLSAALDLKVGVQAATGLHREEYQIQTR from the coding sequence GTGGGCAAACGGATTCTCGTCAATGCCGGGATCACCGAAACGCGCGTGGCCGTGCAGGAAGGCAATCTCCTCACCGAGATCTATCTGGAGCGCCACGCCCGCCGCTCGATCGTCGGGAGCGTTTATAAGGGTGTCGTAACGAACGTCCTGCCCGGCATGCAGGCCGCGTTCGTCGATATCGGTCTCACCAAGGACGCCTTCCTCTACGCCGGCGACTACGCGGCGCCGGGGGTCGAGGACGGTCGCGACCTGGAGCTGGAGGAGGAGACCGACACCGCCGAGGCCGAGGTGGCCGACGGCGACGTGGCCGACGAAGCCTCCCGCCGGGCCCCCCGCACCCCCATCGAGGAGAGCCTACGCAAGGGCCAGGAGGTGCTGGTCCAGGTCTCCAAGGAGTCGCTGGGGAGCAAGGGCGCGCGCATCACCTCCTTCATCTCGTTGCCCGGACGCTACCTGGTCTACATGCCGCTGGCCCATCACATCGGGGTGTCCCGCCGGATCCGTGACGACCAGGAGCGGGACCGGCTGCGGGCCATCGTGCGGAGCCTGAATCCTCCGCCGGGTGGATTCATCGTGCGCACCAATGCCGAGGGCAAGGGGGAAGCCGAGCTCGCCGCCGATGTCGAGTTCCTGGCCCGTCTGTGGTCGCAGATCCAGAGCCGCGCCCAGCAGGCCACGGCCCCGGCGGCCCTGCACGAGGAGATGGACCTGACCTTTCGCGTCGTGCGTGATCTGCTGTCCCCCGAGGTCGACGAGTTCATCGTCGACAGCCGGGAGGTCTACGCGAAGTGCCTGGACTACGTGCGCTCGCTGGTCCCCGGGCTGGCCGGGCGCGTCATCCTGCACGAGGGGCGCACGCCGCTGTTCGAGGCGCACGGGGTGGAGAAGGACATCGAGCGGGCGCTGCGCCGGCGGGTCTGGCTCAAGTCCGGCGGCTACATCGTCATCGACCACACCGAGGCGCTGGTGTCCATCGACGTCAATACCGGCAAGTACGTGGGCAAGCGCGATTTCGAGCAGACCGTGTTGAAGATCAACCTCGAGTCGGTGGCCGAGATCGTGCGGCAGATCCGGTTGCGCGACCTGGGCGGCATCATCATCATCGACTTCATCGACATGGAGGTGCCCGAGCACCGCGAGCAGGTGTACCGAGCGCTGAAGCGGGCGCTGGCCGAGGACAAGGCTCGGACCAACGTGCTGGAGATCTCCGCGCTCGGCCTCGTCGAGATGACCCGTAAGCGGGTGCGTCAGGACCTCCGGTCGCTGCTCACCATGCCGTGCCCGACGTGCCGGGGCAGCGCGGTCATCCGGTCGGACGCCACGCTGGCCGCCGAGATCTTCCGGGCGGTGCAGGCCAAGGCGGCCGAGTCCACCGGCCGCGAGATCGTGGTCCGGGTCCACCCCGACATGGCCGCCTATTTCGAGGGCGACGGGCGGGACGGGTTGGCCCGACTCTCGGCCGCGCTCGACCTCAAGGTCGGCGTCCAGGCGGCGACGGGGTTGCACCGCGAGGAGTATCAGATCCAGACGCGGTAG
- a CDS encoding YHS domain-containing protein produces the protein MAVDPVCKMTVEPAKAAAQSAYKGQIYYFCAVGCKQKFDREPERYTGQQ, from the coding sequence ATGGCCGTCGATCCCGTCTGCAAGATGACCGTCGAGCCCGCCAAGGCCGCCGCGCAGTCGGCCTACAAGGGGCAGATCTACTACTTCTGTGCGGTGGGCTGCAAGCAGAAGTTCGATCGGGAGCCCGAACGCTACACCGGTCAGCAGTGA
- the rodA gene encoding rod shape-determining protein RodA, whose translation MSNPGFGSAYSVTVGIDRRLLQNVDWLLLAAAAGLLAMSATTLTSLNIGRTSGGVAFRQLLWIGIGTMAMLVVASIDYRRLVRMAPLLYVAGIGGLVTVLVVGRTVSGARRWISLGTFSVQPSEFFKICFLITLVWFLTSRWAQPVSPAVLVAAAPIVAVPFLIIVRQPDLGTALMLYPLLMALLIAAGTRLRLLGGFVLACLATLPVAWFALRDYQRERIMVYLDPFRDPLGSAYNVIQAKIAIGSGQLLGKGIAGATQSRLAFLPERHTDFIFAVFAEMWGFVGCLVLLACYGLLLLRGFEIAAAAREPVGRLVALGATSLLGIQMLINVGMVTGLLPVVGIPLPFMSYGGSSMLVSMTTLGLLLSVRMRQFQ comes from the coding sequence GTGAGCAACCCCGGCTTCGGGAGCGCCTATTCGGTCACGGTGGGGATCGATCGCCGCCTGCTCCAGAACGTCGACTGGCTCCTGCTCGCCGCTGCCGCCGGGCTCCTGGCCATGAGCGCGACCACGCTCACCAGCCTCAACATCGGGCGGACGAGCGGCGGGGTCGCCTTCCGCCAGCTGCTCTGGATCGGGATCGGGACCATGGCGATGCTCGTCGTGGCCAGCATCGACTATCGCAGGCTGGTGCGCATGGCGCCCCTGCTCTACGTCGCGGGCATCGGGGGGCTCGTCACCGTTCTGGTGGTGGGCCGTACCGTCTCGGGGGCGCGCCGGTGGATCTCGCTCGGCACGTTTTCCGTGCAGCCCTCGGAGTTCTTCAAGATCTGCTTTCTCATCACGCTGGTGTGGTTTCTCACGTCGCGCTGGGCGCAGCCGGTGAGTCCGGCCGTCCTGGTGGCGGCGGCGCCGATCGTCGCCGTGCCGTTCCTCATCATCGTCCGGCAGCCGGACCTGGGCACGGCGCTCATGCTCTATCCCCTGCTGATGGCCCTCTTGATCGCCGCGGGGACGCGGCTCCGGCTCCTGGGCGGGTTCGTGCTGGCCTGCCTGGCGACCCTGCCGGTGGCCTGGTTCGCGCTACGGGACTATCAGCGGGAACGAATCATGGTGTACCTGGATCCGTTCCGTGATCCGCTGGGGAGCGCGTACAACGTGATCCAGGCCAAGATTGCCATCGGGTCGGGTCAGCTCCTGGGCAAGGGAATCGCCGGCGCCACACAGAGCCGGCTGGCCTTCTTGCCGGAGCGCCACACGGACTTCATTTTCGCCGTATTCGCCGAGATGTGGGGGTTCGTCGGTTGTCTGGTGCTGCTGGCCTGCTACGGATTGCTCCTGCTGCGCGGCTTCGAGATCGCCGCCGCCGCGCGAGAACCGGTGGGAAGGCTCGTGGCCCTGGGCGCCACGTCGCTGCTGGGGATCCAGATGCTCATCAACGTGGGGATGGTGACGGGCCTGCTGCCCGTCGTCGGCATCCCCTTGCCGTTCATGAGCTACGGGGGATCTTCCATGCTCGTTTCCATGACGACCCTTGGCCTGTTGCTCTCGGTCCGGATGCGGCAGTTCCAATGA
- a CDS encoding methionine synthase: protein MQELPVLPTSVCGSHALPSWVFLVREAQEAGRLGPVDLREAYDDAVRVAMRDQLEAGIDVISDGEMRRVTFIRGFYERLTGLEPLPVPRRLGPLNYDSHCPYQVVGRVEAPDGLGIVDEFRFARAHTDRRLRVAVPGPMTLLMPLRRAAPYTTEESLVADLSAIVNREIRGLVAAGCDFVQVDEPNYVMTAGKHRIVKAGPGPMLQALAAAVDGIGIKLALHVCFGNAHNHAFATPRRYAPLFPHILEAPVQQFVFEYASREMAEIELWSVHGTDKEVAAGVIDVKAFRVESPEEVAARVRVALKHVPPERLWLVPDCGLWETPRWVAVSKLRSLVEAARLLRRELSGKP from the coding sequence ATGCAGGAGTTGCCGGTGCTGCCCACCAGTGTTTGTGGCTCCCATGCGTTGCCTTCCTGGGTGTTCCTCGTGCGCGAGGCCCAGGAGGCCGGGCGGTTGGGGCCGGTGGATCTGCGGGAGGCCTATGACGACGCGGTCCGGGTCGCCATGCGGGATCAGCTCGAGGCGGGAATCGACGTCATCTCCGACGGCGAGATGCGCCGCGTCACCTTCATCCGCGGCTTCTACGAGCGCCTCACCGGGCTCGAGCCCCTTCCGGTCCCTCGCCGGCTCGGCCCGCTGAACTACGACTCGCACTGCCCCTACCAGGTCGTGGGCCGCGTGGAGGCCCCCGACGGTCTCGGTATCGTGGACGAGTTCCGGTTCGCCCGGGCCCACACCGATCGCCGGCTCCGCGTGGCCGTGCCCGGCCCCATGACGCTGCTGATGCCGCTGCGGCGAGCCGCGCCCTACACCACCGAGGAGAGCCTGGTGGCCGACCTGTCCGCGATCGTCAACCGGGAGATCCGCGGCCTGGTCGCGGCCGGCTGCGACTTCGTCCAGGTGGACGAGCCGAACTACGTCATGACCGCAGGCAAGCACCGCATCGTCAAGGCCGGACCCGGACCGATGCTGCAAGCGCTGGCCGCCGCGGTGGACGGAATCGGAATCAAGCTGGCCCTGCACGTATGCTTCGGCAACGCCCACAACCACGCCTTCGCGACCCCCCGGCGCTACGCTCCGCTGTTCCCCCACATCCTCGAGGCGCCGGTCCAGCAGTTCGTCTTCGAGTACGCCAGCCGGGAGATGGCGGAGATCGAGCTGTGGAGCGTGCACGGCACCGATAAGGAAGTGGCGGCCGGGGTGATCGACGTCAAGGCCTTCCGCGTGGAATCGCCGGAAGAGGTGGCGGCCCGCGTCCGAGTGGCCCTCAAGCACGTGCCGCCCGAGCGGCTGTGGCTCGTCCCCGACTGCGGGCTGTGGGAAACGCCGCGCTGGGTCGCGGTGTCCAAGCTGCGCTCGCTGGTGGAGGCGGCTCGCCTGCTGCGGCGGGAGCTGTCGGGCAAGCCCTGA
- the mrdA gene encoding penicillin-binding protein 2, translating to MRRRPGPYSRGGTLADGADVGKRRVVALASVTLIAFCVIIGQLWYLQVLEGGRFLDASDKNRIRVRPIAAPRGILYDRHGVPLVDNRPAFTLSLIPHELPRDHQERDAVLGRVGALLRIPFAELAESVARVPADSFLPVRVRRGLTLEDMAKVEEWKLELPGVIVEVEPQRAYMSSRFAAHLLGYVREANDEQLRQGRYRRGDMVGQSGLERLLDEHLRGRDGGERIEVDVMGRPVRLIQQTDPVPGAQVVTTIDRRIQEAAETAMEDRAGAVVVMDPRTGDVLAMVSTPAFEIDRFTGTIDRAAWLRVVKDPEHPLLNRVLQSQYAPGSIFKIVVAAAGLQERVLTPVDRGYCNGVFQLGRGTFRDWKQGGHGFVNLKRALAESCNIFFYEAGLKIGGPTIVKYARAFGLGQSTGVDLGGERFGVLPKPKTRRGREIWQPGDVVNISIGQGQLAVTPLQVARFMAAVANGGVLWKPRLVQRIERPDRGVLWADNGQVMGHVELSPLIWAFLRQSLLAVVQDGTGVPARIPGLEIAGKTGTSQMMAHSRSDRGQDHAWFAAFAPAGNPEVVVVVLVERGGRGSQVAAPIARKILNAIFFEKVAALELAG from the coding sequence GTGAGACGTCGACCCGGCCCCTACTCGCGCGGCGGGACGCTGGCCGATGGCGCGGACGTCGGCAAGCGACGGGTGGTGGCCCTGGCCTCGGTGACGCTGATCGCCTTCTGCGTGATCATCGGTCAGCTCTGGTATTTACAGGTATTGGAGGGCGGTCGCTTTCTGGATGCCTCCGACAAGAACCGGATCCGTGTCCGGCCGATCGCCGCCCCGCGGGGCATCCTGTACGACCGGCACGGAGTTCCCCTCGTCGACAATCGACCGGCGTTCACACTGTCGCTCATTCCTCACGAACTGCCCCGGGACCACCAGGAGCGGGACGCCGTCCTGGGCCGGGTCGGGGCCCTGCTACGCATCCCCTTCGCCGAGCTCGCCGAATCGGTCGCGCGGGTGCCGGCCGATTCCTTCCTGCCCGTGCGTGTGCGCCGCGGCCTCACGCTGGAGGACATGGCCAAGGTCGAGGAGTGGAAGCTGGAGCTGCCCGGCGTCATCGTCGAGGTCGAGCCCCAGCGAGCCTACATGTCCAGCCGCTTCGCCGCCCACCTGCTGGGGTACGTGCGCGAAGCCAACGACGAGCAGCTCCGTCAAGGTCGCTACCGTCGCGGTGACATGGTCGGTCAGAGCGGCCTGGAGCGGCTCCTGGACGAGCATCTGCGAGGCCGCGACGGGGGCGAGCGCATCGAGGTCGATGTCATGGGGCGCCCGGTTCGCCTCATCCAGCAGACCGACCCGGTGCCGGGAGCCCAGGTCGTCACGACCATCGACCGCCGGATCCAGGAGGCCGCCGAGACGGCGATGGAAGATCGGGCCGGCGCGGTGGTCGTGATGGACCCGCGCACCGGGGACGTGCTGGCGATGGTGTCCACGCCGGCGTTCGAGATCGACCGTTTCACCGGCACCATCGATCGGGCGGCCTGGCTGCGGGTCGTCAAGGATCCCGAGCACCCGCTGCTGAATCGGGTGCTGCAGAGCCAGTACGCGCCCGGGTCCATCTTCAAGATCGTGGTGGCGGCGGCCGGGCTGCAGGAGCGCGTGCTTACCCCGGTGGACCGCGGGTACTGCAACGGCGTGTTCCAGCTGGGCCGGGGCACCTTCCGGGACTGGAAGCAGGGCGGGCACGGCTTCGTCAACCTCAAGCGGGCCCTGGCCGAATCCTGCAACATCTTCTTCTACGAGGCGGGCCTCAAGATCGGAGGGCCCACCATCGTGAAGTATGCGCGGGCCTTCGGCCTGGGCCAGTCCACCGGCGTGGATCTGGGCGGCGAGCGGTTCGGTGTGCTGCCCAAGCCCAAGACCAGGCGCGGCCGGGAGATCTGGCAGCCGGGCGACGTCGTCAACATCTCCATCGGGCAGGGCCAGCTGGCGGTCACTCCGCTGCAGGTGGCCAGGTTCATGGCGGCGGTGGCCAACGGCGGCGTCCTGTGGAAGCCGCGCCTGGTGCAGCGTATCGAGCGGCCCGACCGGGGTGTCCTCTGGGCGGACAACGGCCAGGTGATGGGGCACGTGGAGTTGTCGCCGCTGATCTGGGCCTTCCTCCGCCAGAGCCTGCTGGCGGTCGTCCAGGACGGCACCGGCGTGCCCGCGCGCATCCCCGGCCTGGAGATCGCCGGCAAGACGGGCACTTCACAGATGATGGCCCACTCCCGGTCGGACCGGGGCCAGGACCACGCGTGGTTCGCCGCGTTCGCGCCGGCGGGCAACCCCGAGGTCGTGGTCGTGGTGCTCGTCGAGCGCGGCGGCCGGGGGAGCCAGGTGGCGGCGCCGATCGCCCGCAAGATCCTCAACGCCATCTTCTTCGAGAAGGTGGCCGCGCTGGAGCTCGCGGGGTGA